Proteins found in one Candidatus Cloacimonadaceae bacterium genomic segment:
- a CDS encoding T9SS type A sorting domain-containing protein — protein sequence MTRLLRSEAMKKPLIMICMLVLLAVVSANPAVEVFGFKSARFDDAGDFWVEYFPHPISAESWENIRDLVFETNSGSFMLPDDYVGEHAEINLSHEIAGFPIDRNNDAISITNPNFPFGGFTNWGAAPNTDVHLRPLLPGQAAIMVPFIVNGFGGYHSWAKVHAFSGQILPPESHFCNVNVRVRCTNGHPVPGTVVALMFGFDQVNYTTNRDGIVIFHNWAIRYHIRVFVPQSEEPIAEYILYPEPNETITVEETVPCEHDPSQVPGVISVHPNLVHSIGSAGVKVSYDKYWQLQSDAKLRLYDLRGRELQAISFPPGGLLEWPLPPLANGIYFLSLRSGGRELARQRLTIIKSLRQ from the coding sequence ATGACCCGGCTACTAAGGAGCGAAGCGATGAAAAAGCCGTTGATTATGATCTGTATGCTGGTGCTTTTAGCTGTTGTAAGCGCCAATCCCGCTGTGGAGGTGTTTGGGTTCAAATCGGCACGGTTTGATGACGCGGGTGATTTTTGGGTGGAGTACTTTCCACATCCTATCTCTGCAGAAAGCTGGGAGAACATCCGCGATCTCGTGTTTGAGACAAACAGCGGCAGTTTCATGCTCCCTGATGATTACGTGGGTGAGCATGCGGAAATCAATCTCAGCCATGAAATAGCTGGTTTTCCCATCGACCGGAATAATGACGCGATCAGTATCACAAATCCCAATTTTCCATTCGGTGGTTTTACAAACTGGGGGGCAGCTCCGAACACAGATGTGCATTTGCGTCCCTTGCTGCCTGGACAAGCCGCGATCATGGTACCCTTTATCGTCAACGGATTTGGCGGTTATCACTCCTGGGCAAAAGTCCATGCTTTTTCCGGTCAGATACTGCCGCCGGAAAGTCATTTCTGCAATGTGAACGTGCGCGTTCGTTGCACCAACGGGCATCCGGTTCCCGGCACGGTTGTTGCACTCATGTTCGGTTTCGACCAAGTTAATTATACCACCAATCGCGACGGCATCGTGATTTTCCACAACTGGGCAATCCGCTATCACATTCGCGTGTTCGTCCCCCAAAGCGAAGAACCGATCGCAGAGTATATACTCTATCCTGAACCAAACGAAACCATCACGGTTGAGGAAACCGTTCCTTGTGAGCACGATCCTTCCCAAGTTCCAGGTGTGATAAGTGTGCATCCCAATCTTGTGCACAGCATTGGCTCCGCAGGGGTGAAAGTATCTTATGATAAATACTGGCAGCTACAATCCGACGCGAAGCTCCGGCTCTATGATCTGCGCGGTAGAGAACTTCAGGCTATATCTTTTCCCCCCGGTGGTCTGTTGGAATGGCCATTGCCGCCTCTTGCAAACGGTATCTACTTTCTGAGCCTGCGCTCCGGCGGCAGAGAGCTTGCCCGTCAAAGACTCACGATCATCAAGTCTCTGCGTCAATGA